The following coding sequences are from one Triticum aestivum cultivar Chinese Spring chromosome 5A, IWGSC CS RefSeq v2.1, whole genome shotgun sequence window:
- the LOC123101222 gene encoding uncharacterized protein yields MASAIPPVGGEGVHGGGEGVHGVGEMPFWPPSGTVGVDGDGGDESSSAYSTDDEESMLLTMEQRLRLAHQWVANPSSSHELTHGLGGVLLDEDIWQVRIHFDAREPLEMKLCGSDITYLNLVAVMETQGFNAYDCLFHIENPSLGEKGLDLVDSHAELQMIKRKIQDKLVLNLLVRACPPPDTDFERQHFEKPDLSTVVYQEPVVYDLSEPPILAVDQEGVVFESQCSTHHPVAPAGVCTQESRNATNKLKAVLEEEEEGYQGFEAYEDSDSSDEDGQIGSYPNYMVDEEDVEVEEGKRQRELEVQEEESDDDQSEEEEMLHYEGDTEVEDPFEVEEDRTFEQEEETIVEPVKKKQKLSVRRGPTTRSHCSELPEVEPDFRPSSDEEEEGLLRESDDDGLQPLSFVLQKKRKSRAKKRPPRKWYNDKMEQPHEQLCMKLCFRDQHQFREALLNLHITQARNFRYHRNSDQRIIVECTDKKCQFLMVAAVIEGEKTFVIKKMRLEHTCPSTTETTRVSAKWLAQKYEHLFRSDITTGIQTIIDACNEKYGVDVPKCMAYRAKNIAIDVVLGDHRKQYPRLKDYAQTVMDTNPGSRANPSTSQPRSAGPSTAPTARQPRPAASARTPPSSGRRGAGRGADYCDKSVPILLLAVACQYQYWGIT; encoded by the exons ATGGCGTCGGCGATTCCGCCAGTCGGCGGCGAGGGCGtccacggcggcggcgagggcgtccaCGGCGTCGGAGAGATGCCGTTCTGGCCTCCTAGCGGAACGGTTGGCGTCGACGGGGATGGCGGCGACGAGTCCAGCTCCGCGTACTCGACCGACGACGAGGAGTCGATGTTACTCACCATGGAGCAGCGGTTGCGGTTGGCGCATCAGTGGGTGGCGAACCCTAGCAGCAGCCATGAGTTGACGCATGGACTTGGCGGCGTGCT TTTGGATGAAGACATTTGGCAAGTAAGGATCCATTTTGATGCAAGAGAACCATTGGAGATGAAGCTGTGTGGTTCAGATATTACTTATCTGAATTTGGTTGCAGTGATGGAAACCCAAGGATTTAATGCATATGATTGTTTGTTTCACATTGAAAATCCATCTTTAGGAGAGAAAGGGCTGGATTTGGTAGACAGTCATGCAGAATTACAGATGATAAAGAGGAAGATCCAGGACAAATTGGTGCTTAATTTGCTAGTCAGGGCTTGTCCACCCCCTGATACTGATTTTGAGAGGCAGCATTTTGAAAAGCCAGACTTGTCCACTGTGGTGTACCAAGAGCCTGTTGTTTATGATCTGAGTGAGCCTCCTATCTTAGCTGTTGATCAGGAAGGAGTAGTCTTTGAGAGTCAATGTAGCACACATCACCCTGTTGCTCCTGCTGGTGTTTGCACACAAGAAAGCAGAAATGCAACTAACAAGTTGAAAGCAgttttggaagaagaagaagagggatatcAAGGATTTGAGGCTTATGAGGACAGTGATTCCTCTGATGAGGATGGTCAAATTGGAAGTTACCCTAATTACATGGTTGATGAAGAAGATGTAGAGGTGGAAGAGGGAAAGAGGCAGAGAGAGCTAGAAGTACAAGAGGAAGAATCAGATGATGATCAATCAGAAGAGGAAGAAATGctgcattatgagggtgacactgaAGTTGAGGACCCATTTGAGGTAGAGGAAGATAGGACTTTTGAACAAGAAGAAGAAACTATAGTTGAACCtgtaaagaagaagcagaagctgtCAGTTAGAAGAGGCCCAACCACTAGGTCACATTGTAGTGAGCTACCAGAGGTTGAACCTGATTTCAGAccatcatcagatgaagaagaggaggggtTGTTGAGGGAGAGTGATGATGATGGTTTGCAGCCACTCTCTTTTGTCCTACAAAAGAAAAGGAAGAGTAGGGCAAAGAAAAGGCCTCCTAGGAAGTGGTACAATGATAAAATGGAGCAACCACATGAGCAACTGTGTATGAAGTTGTGTTTTAGGGATCAGCATCAATTCAGAGAagctttgttgaatttgcacatCACCCAGGCCAGGAATTTCAGGTATCATAGGAATTCAGATCAGAGGATAATTGTTGAGTGTACAGATAAAAAATGCCAGTTCTTAATGGTGGCAGCAGTTATAGAAGGGGAGAAAACATTTGTAATTAAGAAGATGAGACTAGAGCACACTTGCCCTAGTACCACTGAGACCACCAGGGTTAGTGCTAAGTGGCTAGCACAGAAATATGAGCATCTTTTTAGATCTGATATAACTACTGGTATTCAGACTATAATTGATGCATGCAATGAAAAATATGGTGTAGATGTGCCCAAGTGCATGGCATATAGGGCAAAGAACATAGCTATTGATGTTGTGTTAGGAGATCACAGGAAGCAATATCCTAGGCTTAAAGACTATGCTCAGACTGTCATGGACacaaaccctgggagtaga GCTAATCCAAGTACCTCACAGCCAAGAAGTGCTGGTCCTTCTACTGCACCAACAGCAAGACAACCAAGACCTGCTGCTTCTGCTCGTACACCACCATCATCTGGAAGAAGAGGAGCTGGCAGAGGAGCTG ATTATTGTGACAAATCAGTACCAATTCTGCTGCTAGCTGTTGCATGTCAGTACCAATATTGGGGGATCACATAA